Proteins from a genomic interval of Youhaiella tibetensis:
- the gpt gene encoding xanthine phosphoribosyltransferase, whose amino-acid sequence MSNPAQKSFPVSWDQFHRDSRALAWRLTSLGTFDAIVAITRGGLVPAAIVARELNIRVVESVAVKSYDHQSQGGVKVLKPISEQILDLAKNGGKILIVDDLVDTGATARAVREMLPGAHFATVYAKPKGREMVDTFITEVSQDTWIFFPWDLDVTYVAPISGGTD is encoded by the coding sequence TTGAGCAATCCAGCCCAGAAGTCCTTCCCCGTCAGCTGGGATCAGTTCCACCGTGACAGCCGGGCGCTGGCCTGGCGCCTGACGAGCCTCGGGACGTTCGATGCCATCGTAGCGATCACCCGCGGCGGGCTGGTGCCGGCGGCGATCGTGGCGCGCGAACTCAATATCCGCGTGGTGGAGAGCGTGGCGGTCAAGTCCTACGACCACCAGTCGCAGGGCGGCGTCAAGGTGCTCAAGCCGATCTCCGAGCAGATCCTCGATCTCGCCAAGAACGGCGGCAAGATCCTGATCGTGGACGACCTGGTCGATACCGGCGCTACCGCCCGGGCCGTGCGCGAAATGCTGCCGGGCGCGCATTTCGCCACCGTCTACGCCAAGCCCAAGGGCCGGGAGATGGTGGACACGTTCATCACGGAAGTGAGCCAGGACACCTGGATCTTCTTCCCCTGGGATCTCGACGTGACCTATGTCGCCCCGATCTCGGGCGGCACCGACTGA
- a CDS encoding competence/damage-inducible protein A, whose protein sequence is MSTSDQTSVTAGLLVIGDEILSGRTKDVNIGAVADFCTDLGIDLKEVRVVADETDDIVDALNALRHRYTYVFTTGGIGPTHDDITADAVAKAFDVPLPINQRAREMLESRWRETGTEVNEARLRMARIPEGANLIVNSVSAAPGFRIGNVHVMAGVPVIMRAMLEALAPTLKGGRKVLSLTVPASVGEGTVGGPLAELQAQFPDVKMGSYPQMGAGYVRTELVLRSADEARLNLAAEKVREMVNAAHKAAGLPPLE, encoded by the coding sequence ATGTCAACGTCCGACCAAACAAGCGTCACTGCCGGCCTGCTCGTCATCGGTGACGAAATCCTTTCCGGCCGCACCAAGGATGTGAACATCGGGGCGGTCGCCGATTTCTGCACGGACCTGGGGATCGACCTCAAGGAAGTGCGCGTGGTGGCCGACGAGACCGACGATATCGTCGATGCGCTCAACGCGCTGCGCCATCGCTATACCTATGTCTTCACCACCGGCGGCATCGGGCCGACCCATGACGACATCACCGCCGACGCGGTGGCCAAGGCCTTCGACGTGCCGCTGCCGATCAACCAGCGCGCCCGCGAGATGCTGGAGAGCCGCTGGCGCGAGACCGGCACGGAAGTCAACGAGGCTCGCCTGCGCATGGCGCGGATTCCGGAAGGGGCCAACCTCATCGTCAATTCGGTGAGCGCCGCCCCCGGCTTCCGCATCGGGAACGTGCATGTGATGGCCGGCGTACCGGTGATCATGCGCGCCATGCTCGAGGCCCTGGCGCCCACCCTCAAGGGCGGCCGCAAGGTACTTTCGCTTACGGTGCCCGCGAGCGTCGGCGAGGGGACGGTGGGTGGCCCGCTGGCCGAGCTGCAGGCGCAGTTCCCCGACGTCAAGATGGGGAGCTATCCGCAGATGGGCGCCGGTTACGTGCGCACCGAGCTGGTATTGCGCTCCGCCGACGAGGCCCGATTGAATCTGGCGGCCGAAAAGGTCCGCGAAATGGTCAACGCCGCCCACAAGGCGGCTGGCCTTCCCCCACTCGAGTAA
- the map gene encoding type I methionyl aminopeptidase, whose product MVTYVDAAQKTHRTAGVIPLHGEAGFAGMRKAGSLTADALDLLVDAVQPGVTTAALDKLAYEFARDNGAIPATLFYKGYRHSICTSINHVVCHGIPDDRPLREGDIVNIDLTLIVDGWYGDSSRMYPVGEISRKAERLIEVTYQSFEAGLAQARPGNTTGDIGAAIQAVAEGERTSVVRDFVGHGVGQLFHDEPNIMHFGIPGTGVELKPGMIFTIEPMINLGRPHVKVLSDGWTAVTRDRTLSAQCEHSIGITETGYEIFTSSKRGLFNPLEARKS is encoded by the coding sequence ATGGTCACCTATGTCGACGCCGCCCAGAAGACCCACCGCACCGCAGGGGTGATCCCGCTTCATGGCGAAGCGGGTTTTGCCGGCATGCGCAAGGCCGGGTCTCTGACGGCCGATGCGCTCGACCTGCTGGTCGATGCCGTCCAGCCCGGCGTCACCACCGCCGCGCTCGACAAGCTGGCCTATGAATTCGCGCGCGACAATGGCGCCATCCCCGCCACCCTCTTCTACAAGGGCTACCGGCACTCGATCTGCACCTCGATCAACCATGTGGTCTGCCACGGCATCCCAGATGACCGGCCGCTGCGCGAAGGCGACATCGTCAATATCGACCTGACCCTGATCGTGGACGGCTGGTATGGCGATTCCTCGCGCATGTACCCGGTCGGCGAGATTTCGCGAAAGGCCGAGCGGCTGATCGAAGTCACCTACCAGTCCTTCGAGGCCGGCCTCGCCCAGGCCAGGCCCGGCAACACCACCGGCGACATCGGCGCGGCTATCCAGGCGGTGGCCGAGGGAGAGCGCACCAGCGTCGTGCGTGATTTCGTCGGCCACGGCGTCGGCCAGCTCTTCCACGATGAGCCCAACATCATGCATTTCGGCATTCCTGGCACCGGCGTCGAGCTCAAGCCCGGCATGATCTTCACCATCGAGCCGATGATCAATCTCGGCCGCCCGCACGTGAAAGTGCTCTCGGACGGCTGGACTGCGGTCACCCGTGACCGCACCCTTTCGGCCCAGTGCGAGCATTCGATCGGCATCACCGAAACCGGCTACGAAATCTTCACGTCCTCCAAGCGTGGCCTCTTCAACCCCCTGGAAGCCCGGAAGAGCTGA
- the radC gene encoding RadC family protein, with product MGSREPPSGLPASADGGLNEFTPGLLSPTDHHAGHRQRARDRFLKVGAEAMEDYELLELALHILLPRRDTKALAKQLLARFGSFSGVFAAPPERLAEINGLGETTIANLKVMQAVGQRFGRDKVRHGQPILGSWSELLDYCHAQMAFENIEQFRILFLDKKNRLIADEVQQRGTVDHTPVYPREVIKRTLELSATAIILVHNHPSGDPSPSAADVQMTRAIVDVAKPLGITVHDHIIIGKSGHASLRGLKLF from the coding sequence ATGGGAAGCCGGGAGCCTCCATCCGGCCTCCCCGCGTCCGCCGATGGCGGGCTGAACGAGTTCACTCCCGGCCTGCTGAGCCCCACCGATCACCACGCCGGCCACCGGCAGCGCGCCCGCGACCGCTTCCTCAAGGTCGGTGCCGAGGCCATGGAGGATTACGAGCTCCTCGAGCTCGCCCTCCACATCCTCCTGCCCCGCCGCGACACCAAGGCTCTCGCCAAGCAGCTCCTTGCCCGCTTCGGCTCGTTCTCCGGCGTCTTCGCCGCTCCGCCCGAACGCCTGGCCGAAATCAACGGGCTGGGCGAAACCACTATCGCCAATCTCAAGGTAATGCAGGCGGTCGGCCAACGCTTCGGGCGCGACAAGGTGCGCCACGGCCAGCCGATCCTCGGTTCCTGGTCCGAATTGCTCGATTACTGTCACGCCCAGATGGCCTTCGAGAACATCGAGCAGTTCCGCATCCTGTTTCTCGACAAGAAGAACCGCCTCATCGCCGACGAAGTCCAGCAGCGCGGCACCGTCGATCACACCCCGGTCTACCCGCGCGAGGTGATCAAGCGCACGCTCGAGCTCTCCGCCACCGCCATCATCCTCGTGCACAATCACCCCTCGGGCGACCCCTCCCCCTCGGCGGCCGACGTGCAGATGACGCGCGCCATCGTCGATGTGGCCAAACCCCTCGGCATCACCGTCCACGACCACATCATCATCGGAAAATCCGGCCACGCCTCGCTGCGCGGCCTCAAGCTATTCTGA
- a CDS encoding GNAT family N-acetyltransferase, giving the protein MAHSEAAVDTMTLGLAGVGGHTSAWASASEFAVSVSHCIDEVEQTWRALATSVESPGQDFDFVRQWAHAFETPEDDQYFVTAWLDGEPLAFMPLKRRNVGGIRVLSWFAGSHVGANAPLLDRERLETLTPHQRRTLWLAMTEAVQDVDIVSLKYLPADPIFAELGERLEADILYRSHFSSWDEANTTQRSKSRRKHDRQQGDRLDALGTVTFEELGSGPDALAVLDVMFRQRAARFVKMGVRDPFACEKTRAFYDATVAPGSRVPVKLHVLRLNGEIVAVRYNIAHGDRLFCLISSMSEDEAIQVGSPGKQCLLRVMQTVFDAGHRVFDMGVGFTDEKRHWCNEQIAVRHHYLPLTIRGWIAAKAHKGWHSARHAIKSNTRLRNLVQSLRKSAKPAPASE; this is encoded by the coding sequence ATGGCACATAGCGAAGCCGCGGTCGATACGATGACGCTTGGGCTTGCCGGAGTCGGCGGGCACACGTCCGCTTGGGCTTCGGCATCCGAATTCGCCGTCAGCGTCAGCCATTGCATCGACGAGGTCGAGCAGACCTGGCGCGCCCTTGCCACGAGCGTTGAATCGCCGGGGCAGGATTTCGATTTCGTGCGCCAGTGGGCGCACGCATTCGAAACGCCGGAAGACGACCAGTATTTCGTCACCGCCTGGCTCGATGGAGAGCCGCTGGCCTTCATGCCGCTCAAGCGTCGCAATGTCGGGGGTATCCGGGTGCTGAGCTGGTTCGCCGGATCGCATGTGGGCGCCAACGCGCCGCTGCTGGATCGGGAGCGGCTCGAAACGCTGACGCCGCATCAGCGCCGCACGCTCTGGCTGGCGATGACCGAGGCGGTGCAGGACGTGGATATCGTGTCCCTCAAATACCTGCCGGCCGACCCGATCTTTGCGGAGCTGGGGGAGCGGCTGGAGGCCGATATCCTCTACCGCTCGCATTTTTCGAGCTGGGACGAAGCCAATACGACGCAGCGCTCCAAATCGCGCCGCAAGCACGACCGCCAGCAGGGCGACCGGCTGGACGCGCTGGGAACGGTGACGTTCGAGGAGCTTGGAAGCGGACCCGATGCCCTCGCCGTGCTCGACGTGATGTTCCGGCAGCGCGCGGCGCGCTTCGTCAAGATGGGCGTGCGCGATCCCTTTGCCTGTGAAAAGACGCGGGCGTTCTACGATGCGACGGTGGCGCCGGGGTCGCGGGTGCCGGTCAAGCTTCACGTGCTCAGGCTCAACGGCGAGATCGTGGCGGTGCGCTACAACATCGCGCATGGCGACAGGCTCTTCTGCCTCATTTCCTCGATGAGCGAGGACGAGGCGATCCAGGTCGGGTCGCCCGGCAAGCAGTGCCTGCTCCGGGTGATGCAGACGGTGTTCGATGCGGGCCACCGCGTCTTCGACATGGGCGTGGGGTTCACCGACGAGAAGCGCCACTGGTGCAACGAGCAGATCGCGGTTAGGCATCATTACCTGCCGCTCACGATCCGCGGCTGGATCGCAGCCAAGGCCCACAAGGGTTGGCACTCTGCGCGGCACGCCATCAAGTCCAATACGCGGTTGCGCAACCTGGTGCAGTCGCTGCGCAAGTCGGCCAAGCCGGCGCCGGCCTCAGAATAG
- a CDS encoding cytochrome c biogenesis CcdA family protein — protein MFGFSLPVVFGAGVLSFLSPCVLPLVPPYLTYMSGASFDQMRDASRDSRTLYMRTVVTALFFIAGFAVVFVTLGATATAFGQAFRQALPILTPIAGLMIIAMGLHFLGVYRIGILDRQIRHNGPGAASGPLGGFMLGLAFAIGWTPCIGPVLAAILSVAASQSTAYEGAALLLVYSLGLGVPFLLAGIAVGPFLTFFDTFKKHLGTVEKVMGGLLVLTGVLFLTGNFTRLSYWFLETFPMLSQFG, from the coding sequence ATGTTCGGATTTTCCTTGCCGGTGGTGTTCGGCGCTGGCGTGCTGAGCTTCCTGAGCCCCTGCGTCCTGCCGCTGGTGCCGCCGTACCTCACCTATATGAGCGGGGCGAGCTTCGACCAGATGCGCGACGCCAGCCGCGACTCGCGGACGCTCTACATGCGTACGGTGGTGACGGCGCTGTTCTTCATCGCGGGGTTCGCGGTGGTCTTCGTGACGCTCGGCGCAACGGCGACCGCCTTCGGGCAGGCCTTCCGCCAGGCGCTGCCGATCCTGACCCCGATCGCGGGGCTGATGATCATCGCGATGGGGCTGCACTTCCTGGGTGTCTATCGCATCGGCATTCTCGACCGGCAGATCCGGCACAACGGGCCGGGCGCGGCAAGCGGACCGCTGGGCGGGTTCATGCTGGGGCTGGCCTTCGCCATCGGCTGGACGCCCTGCATCGGGCCGGTGCTGGCGGCGATCCTGAGCGTGGCGGCTAGCCAGTCGACCGCCTATGAGGGCGCGGCGCTGCTGCTGGTCTATTCGCTCGGGCTGGGCGTGCCGTTCCTGCTGGCCGGTATTGCCGTGGGGCCGTTCCTGACGTTCTTCGATACGTTCAAGAAGCACCTGGGCACGGTCGAAAAGGTGATGGGCGGATTGCTGGTGCTTACCGGCGTGCTCTTCCTCACCGGCAACTTCACGCGGCTATCCTACTGGTTCCTCGAAACCTTCCCGATGCTCAGCCAGTTCGGCTGA
- the rpe gene encoding ribulose-phosphate 3-epimerase has protein sequence MTSRPIKIAPSILSADFSRLGDEVKAIDQAGADYIHIDVMDGHFVPNISFGPVVISSIREVTAKPFDVHLMIAPVDPYIQAFAKAGADIITVHAEAGPHLHRTLQAIRAEGKKAGVVINPATPVSALELVIDYVDLLLIMSVNPGFGGQSFIPESLTKLRQAKALIGGRDIDLEIDGGVTADNAGEIARAGANVFVAGSSVYHGNDPATYAARIAAIRNAAQTVTA, from the coding sequence GTGACCAGCCGACCCATCAAGATCGCTCCCTCGATCCTCTCCGCCGACTTCTCGCGGCTGGGCGACGAGGTGAAGGCCATCGACCAGGCCGGGGCCGACTACATCCACATCGACGTCATGGATGGCCACTTCGTCCCCAATATCAGCTTCGGCCCGGTGGTGATCTCGTCCATCCGCGAGGTCACGGCCAAGCCCTTCGACGTGCACCTGATGATCGCTCCCGTCGATCCCTACATCCAGGCCTTCGCCAAGGCGGGCGCCGACATCATCACCGTCCACGCCGAGGCCGGTCCGCACCTGCACCGCACGCTCCAGGCCATCCGCGCAGAGGGCAAGAAGGCTGGCGTGGTCATCAATCCGGCCACGCCCGTCTCGGCGCTCGAACTGGTCATCGACTATGTCGACCTGCTGCTCATCATGAGCGTCAATCCCGGTTTCGGCGGCCAGAGCTTCATTCCCGAGTCGCTCACCAAGCTCCGCCAGGCCAAGGCCCTGATCGGCGGCCGCGATATCGACCTCGAGATCGATGGCGGCGTCACCGCCGACAATGCCGGCGAGATCGCCCGCGCCGGCGCCAATGTCTTCGTGGCCGGCAGTTCCGTCTATCACGGCAACGACCCGGCCACCTACGCGGCCCGCATCGCCGCAATCCGCAATGCCGCTCAGACCGTTACGGCCTGA
- the purB gene encoding adenylosuccinate lyase: MIPRYSRQEMTSIWSPETKFRIWFEIEAHATTALAQLGVVPKEAADVIWEKGNAATFDVERIDEIERTTKHDVIAFLTHLAEIVGPEARFVHQGMTSSDVLDTTLSVQLARASDLLLADIDALLAALERRAREHKYTITIGRSHGIHAEPTTFGVKLAEAYAEFARNRERLVNARKEIAVAAISGAIGTFANIDPKVEAYVAEKLGLAVEPVSTQVIPRDRHAMFFATLGVIASSVERVATEIRHLQRTEVLEAEEYFSPGQKGSSAMPHKRNPVLTENLTGLSRLVRGMVTPALENVALWHERDISHSSVERMIGPDGTVTLDFALVRLTGVIDKLLVYPENMKRNLDLLGGLHNSQRVLLALTQAGLSREESYAAVQRNAMKVWEMRGDRTGQFAALLKADPEVSSKLSAADIDAMFDDFYHLKHVDTIFERVFGAK; this comes from the coding sequence ATGATCCCGCGCTATTCCCGCCAAGAAATGACGTCGATCTGGTCTCCCGAGACCAAGTTCCGCATCTGGTTCGAGATCGAAGCGCATGCGACCACCGCGCTCGCTCAGCTGGGCGTCGTCCCCAAGGAAGCGGCCGACGTCATCTGGGAAAAGGGCAATGCCGCCACCTTCGACGTCGAGCGGATCGATGAGATCGAACGCACCACCAAGCACGACGTGATCGCCTTCCTCACCCACCTCGCCGAGATCGTCGGTCCCGAGGCCCGCTTCGTCCACCAGGGCATGACCTCCTCGGACGTGCTTGACACCACCCTCTCCGTCCAGCTCGCCCGCGCGTCCGACCTGCTCCTGGCCGATATCGATGCCCTGCTCGCCGCGCTCGAACGGCGCGCGCGCGAGCACAAATACACCATCACTATCGGCCGCAGCCACGGCATCCACGCCGAGCCGACCACGTTCGGCGTCAAGCTGGCCGAAGCCTATGCCGAGTTCGCGCGCAACCGCGAGCGCCTGGTCAACGCCCGCAAGGAAATCGCCGTCGCCGCCATTTCGGGCGCCATCGGCACCTTCGCCAATATCGACCCCAAGGTCGAAGCCTATGTCGCCGAAAAGCTCGGCCTCGCCGTCGAGCCCGTCTCGACCCAGGTGATCCCGCGCGATCGACACGCCATGTTCTTTGCGACCCTGGGCGTCATCGCCTCGTCGGTCGAGCGCGTCGCCACCGAAATCCGCCACCTGCAGCGCACCGAGGTGCTCGAGGCAGAGGAATATTTCTCGCCCGGCCAGAAGGGTTCCTCGGCCATGCCGCACAAGCGCAATCCCGTGCTGACGGAAAACCTCACCGGCCTCTCGCGCCTCGTCCGTGGCATGGTCACGCCGGCACTCGAGAACGTCGCCCTGTGGCACGAGCGCGATATCTCGCACTCCTCGGTCGAGCGCATGATCGGACCGGATGGCACCGTCACCCTCGACTTCGCGCTCGTCCGCCTCACCGGCGTCATCGACAAGCTCCTGGTCTACCCGGAGAACATGAAGCGCAACCTCGACTTGCTCGGCGGCCTCCATAACTCCCAGCGCGTGCTGCTCGCCCTCACGCAGGCGGGCCTGAGCCGCGAAGAGTCCTACGCGGCCGTGCAGCGCAACGCCATGAAGGTCTGGGAAATGCGCGGCGACCGCACCGGCCAGTTCGCCGCCCTGCTCAAGGCCGACCCGGAGGTCTCGTCCAAGCTCTCCGCCGCCGACATCGACGCCATGTTCGACGACTTCTACCACCTCAAGCACGTCGACACGATCTTCGAGCGCGTCTTCGGCGCCAAGTAG
- a CDS encoding GNAT family N-acetyltransferase: MPITYARELDLTAAEYIACVGRTTLGEGRPLGNPVRIQAMLDNSGLVVTARDETGELLGLFRGITDWDWVCYCADLAVIDGQQGKGIGKALMDKAAQVLGPRVAITLLAKPQAEGFYRAIGMSQPMAAFFRPRTDRS, from the coding sequence ATGCCCATCACCTACGCCCGGGAGCTCGATCTCACCGCCGCCGAGTACATCGCCTGCGTCGGTCGCACGACCCTGGGCGAAGGGCGGCCCCTGGGAAACCCTGTACGCATCCAGGCCATGCTCGACAATTCCGGCCTTGTCGTCACCGCGCGCGACGAGACGGGCGAACTGCTCGGCCTCTTCCGGGGCATTACTGATTGGGACTGGGTGTGCTATTGCGCCGACCTGGCCGTCATCGATGGCCAGCAGGGCAAGGGGATCGGCAAGGCCTTGATGGACAAGGCCGCCCAGGTTCTCGGTCCCCGCGTCGCCATCACTCTCCTGGCCAAGCCGCAGGCCGAGGGTTTCTATCGCGCCATCGGCATGAGCCAGCCCATGGCAGCCTTCTTCCGTCCAAGGACAGATCGCTCATGA
- a CDS encoding RBBP9/YdeN family alpha/beta hydrolase, which produces MRISEVDILIVPGLGNSGPEHWQRRWGSRFSTAAVVEQDDWDHPSLEPWVSTLERAIMMATRPVILIGHSLGVSAIAHTAQRLKDTKVRGAFLVSAPDLDNPAVPAETAPFKDVPRDPLPFPSMLVASSDDPFCSLDRAVEFATCWASDFHEAGPSGHINVASGHGPWPEGLLMFTRLMQRLKS; this is translated from the coding sequence ATGAGAATTTCGGAAGTCGACATCCTGATCGTGCCCGGCCTGGGCAATTCGGGGCCCGAACACTGGCAACGCCGCTGGGGCAGCCGCTTCTCCACCGCCGCCGTGGTCGAGCAGGACGATTGGGATCATCCCAGCCTCGAGCCGTGGGTATCCACCCTCGAGCGCGCCATCATGATGGCCACCCGCCCGGTCATCCTTATCGGCCATTCGCTCGGCGTTTCCGCCATTGCCCACACCGCCCAGCGCCTGAAGGACACCAAGGTGCGTGGCGCCTTCCTCGTTTCGGCGCCCGACCTCGACAATCCCGCCGTCCCGGCCGAGACCGCCCCCTTCAAGGACGTCCCGCGCGATCCCCTGCCCTTCCCCTCGATGCTGGTCGCCTCGAGCGACGATCCCTTCTGCTCGCTCGACCGCGCCGTCGAATTCGCCACCTGCTGGGCCTCCGACTTCCACGAAGCCGGCCCCTCCGGCCACATCAACGTCGCCTCCGGCCACGGCCCCTGGCCCGAAGGCCTTCTCATGTTCACCCGCCTTATGCAGCGCCTGAAGAGCTGA
- a CDS encoding DUF1476 domain-containing protein translates to MASFDDREKGYEAKFAHDATLRFKAEARRNKLLGIWAAELMGLNAEEAKAYAAEVVAADFEEAGDEDVFRKVSGDIKAKGISVGEDVIRQKMVQLVNVAREQVAAEG, encoded by the coding sequence TTGGCCAGCTTTGACGATCGTGAAAAGGGCTACGAAGCCAAGTTTGCCCACGACGCCACACTCCGCTTCAAGGCTGAGGCTCGCCGCAACAAGCTGCTCGGCATCTGGGCCGCGGAGCTGATGGGCCTCAACGCCGAGGAAGCCAAGGCCTATGCCGCCGAAGTGGTGGCCGCCGACTTCGAGGAAGCGGGCGACGAGGACGTGTTCCGCAAGGTGTCCGGCGACATCAAGGCCAAGGGCATCAGCGTGGGCGAGGACGTGATTCGCCAGAAGATGGTGCAGTTGGTCAACGTGGCCCGCGAGCAGGTCGCCGCCGAAGGCTGA
- the purC gene encoding phosphoribosylaminoimidazolesuccinocarboxamide synthase, translating into MNRRRRIYEGKAKILYEGPEPGTLVQYFKDDATAGNGAKHEVIDGKGVLNNRISEFIFSRLNTLGIPTHFIRRINMREQLIKEVEIIPLEVVVRNVAAGSLVKRLGLEAGTQLPRSIIEFYYKDDALNDPMVSEEHVTAFGWATPQELDDIMALAIRVNDFLTGLFMGVGIQLVDFKIECGRLYEGDLMRIVLADEISPDNCRLWDIKTRNKLDKDRFREDLGGLVDAYREVAQRLGILTETDNALATGPRLVQ; encoded by the coding sequence ATGAACCGTCGGCGCAGGATCTATGAGGGCAAGGCCAAGATTCTCTACGAGGGTCCCGAGCCGGGCACGCTCGTTCAGTATTTCAAGGACGACGCCACGGCCGGCAACGGCGCCAAGCACGAAGTGATCGACGGCAAGGGCGTTCTCAACAACCGCATCTCCGAGTTCATCTTCTCGCGGTTGAACACCCTCGGCATTCCGACCCATTTCATCCGCCGCATCAACATGCGCGAGCAACTGATCAAGGAAGTCGAGATTATCCCGCTCGAGGTCGTCGTGCGCAACGTCGCCGCCGGCTCGCTGGTCAAGCGCCTCGGGCTCGAGGCTGGTACCCAGCTCCCCCGCTCGATCATCGAATTCTACTACAAGGACGACGCCCTCAACGACCCGATGGTCTCTGAGGAACACGTCACCGCCTTTGGTTGGGCGACCCCCCAGGAACTCGACGACATCATGGCCCTCGCCATCCGCGTCAACGACTTTCTCACGGGCCTCTTCATGGGCGTCGGCATCCAGCTCGTCGATTTCAAGATCGAGTGCGGCCGCCTCTATGAGGGCGACCTCATGCGGATCGTCCTCGCCGACGAGATCTCGCCGGACAATTGCCGCCTGTGGGACATCAAGACCCGCAACAAGCTCGACAAGGATCGCTTCCGCGAGGACCTCGGCGGCCTGGTCGATGCCTACCGCGAAGTGGCCCAGCGTCTCGGCATCCTGACCGAGACCGATAACGCTCTGGCCACCGGCCCGAGACTCGTGCAGTAA
- the purS gene encoding phosphoribosylformylglycinamidine synthase subunit PurS codes for MKARVTVTLKSGVLDPQGQAIVGSLTSLGFEGINGVRQGKVFDVNLAETDPDKAKALLNDMCEKLLANTVIENYAVELLD; via the coding sequence ATGAAAGCCCGCGTCACCGTTACCCTCAAGTCCGGCGTCCTCGACCCTCAGGGCCAGGCCATCGTCGGCTCGCTCACTTCCCTCGGCTTCGAGGGCATCAACGGCGTGCGCCAGGGCAAGGTCTTCGACGTGAACCTGGCTGAAACCGATCCGGACAAGGCCAAGGCGCTTCTCAACGACATGTGCGAGAAGCTCCTGGCCAATACTGTGATCGAAAACTACGCCGTCGAACTCCTCGATTAA
- a CDS encoding acyltransferase family protein: protein MSGQSNRLSWVDTAKGISIILVVMMHSAYGVGEETGGTGILHWIIGFATPFRMPEFFMISGLFLSQVINRDWQRFADRRVVHYFYFYFLWAFLQILFKVALGTGDPVAAASYMAWAVIEPYGVLWFIYMLAVFSAATKLLHDAKVPHVVVIGAAALLQMAPVATGSYIVDQFAEYFVYFYSGYVFAPLIFKLVDWSMDHVLLAILGIVAWGLVDAALVFSPGFQVQPKHMLMGLAELPGLHLILAITGSITLCVLAGLLSKLPFMDWLRWLGAHSIVVYLSFSIPMSMTRVILMKLGIIESTSVLSIIVMLSALIAPLVLYAAIQVTGWGKFLFERPAWAHIPGTPGSRSYVKAARQAPAE, encoded by the coding sequence ATGTCGGGGCAATCCAATCGTCTTTCCTGGGTCGATACGGCCAAGGGTATCTCGATCATCCTCGTGGTGATGATGCATTCTGCCTATGGCGTCGGTGAAGAGACCGGCGGCACCGGCATCCTGCATTGGATCATCGGCTTCGCCACCCCCTTCCGCATGCCCGAATTCTTCATGATCTCGGGCCTCTTCCTGTCCCAGGTCATCAACCGCGACTGGCAGCGCTTCGCCGATCGGCGCGTGGTGCACTATTTCTATTTCTACTTCCTCTGGGCGTTCCTGCAGATCCTGTTCAAGGTCGCCCTGGGCACTGGCGACCCCGTCGCCGCCGCCAGCTACATGGCCTGGGCCGTCATCGAACCCTATGGCGTCCTCTGGTTCATCTACATGCTCGCCGTCTTCTCGGCCGCCACCAAGCTGCTGCACGACGCCAAGGTGCCCCATGTCGTTGTCATCGGCGCCGCCGCCCTCTTGCAGATGGCCCCGGTCGCCACCGGCTCCTACATCGTCGACCAGTTCGCCGAGTACTTCGTCTACTTCTATTCCGGTTACGTCTTCGCCCCCCTCATCTTCAAGCTGGTGGATTGGTCCATGGACCATGTCCTGCTGGCAATTCTCGGCATCGTGGCTTGGGGCCTTGTAGATGCCGCCCTCGTCTTCTCGCCCGGCTTCCAAGTCCAGCCCAAGCACATGCTCATGGGCCTGGCGGAACTGCCCGGCCTGCACCTGATCCTCGCCATCACCGGCTCGATCACCCTGTGTGTGCTGGCCGGCCTGCTCTCCAAGCTCCCGTTCATGGATTGGCTGCGCTGGCTCGGTGCCCACTCGATCGTGGTCTACCTCTCCTTCTCGATCCCCATGTCGATGACCCGCGTGATCCTGATGAAGCTCGGCATCATCGAAAGCACCAGCGTGCTCTCGATCATCGTGATGCTCTCCGCTCTCATCGCCCCGCTCGTCCTCTACGCGGCGATCCAGGTCACCGGCTGGGGCAAGTTCCTCTTCGAGCGCCCCGCCTGGGCCCACATCCCCGGCACCCCGGGCTCGCGCAGCTACGTCAAGGCAGCCCGTCAGGCTCCGGCTGAATGA